The Gimesia sp. DNA window TAAATTCCATCTACTGGAACGCGATCAGCTGCAGATCGGCATCGACAAAAACAACCGTCTGCTGGAAAAACTGAAGCTGCCTGACGATCAGTTGCTGGTACTGGAAACGTGCGTCGATCCTCAGCAATTGCATGTAACGGAACAGACGGGACTGGGACACTACATCCTGAGTGATTCCATTCGCTTACATCGTGTCTACCTGATCCGCGCTGATCTGACACTCCAGGAAATTGCGATTGAAGAAGCGATAGCACGATCGCTGTCTATTCTGCAACGGAATCTGCCTGAGTTCAGCGAGCTAGTGCCCCGTTCGGTTTCAGTGTTACCGATTGCCATCGGCTGCCAGGCGAAGTGTGCGTTCTGTTTTTCCAAATCCTCTGCCTCGGTGGAACAGGATAAGGGAACGCTCGATTTAGCACACATCGAACATATTCTGAGGTCTGCCCAAGCCCGTGGCGCACAGCGGGCTGTGATCACCGGCGGAGGAGAGCCGACGCTCTATCCGCGGCAAAAACTGCTGGACCTGATTCGACTGTCCGCCGCCTGGTTCCCGGAGAAAGTGGTGCTGATTACCAACGGTTACGTGCTGACCGAGATGTCTCCCGTTGAGCGACTGGCTTATCTCGAGGAGTTGCAGGCAGCCGAGCTGACGACACTGGCAATTTCACACCATCACTTCGATCCGGCAGTCAACCGTCAGATTATGAACCTGGAAATCGACATCGCCCGCATTGCAGAATGCTTCCAGCAACGGCCCGACCGGTTCCCTGCGCTCGCATTACGGCTCATTTGCGTTTTACAAAAGGGAGGGATCGAGAACGGGGATGCGATCGAAGATTACCTGCACTGGGCGGCAGCGCTGAAGATCCACGAAGTCTGCTTCAAAGAACTGTATGTCTCTTCGAGTGTCGAGTCCGTATACTATTCGCGTCCTGCCAACGAGTGGAGTGCCGACCACCAGGTACCACTCCAGGTCCTGCTGGAATATCTTCAACAGCATGACTGGGAACAGACGGGGGAACTTCCCTGGGGCGCTCCCATCTATACCGGCAAACTGGGGTCCGAGTCTTTGCGCGTTGCCGCGTATACCGAACCCAGCCTGCTCTGGGAACTGAAGCATGGTCTCTGCCGCAGCTGGAACATCATGGCTGACGGCCGCTGTCTGACTTCGCTGGAAGATCGCAGGAGTGAAATTGAAATCCCATGAATTACCAGAAATACCGCGCGGCCAAAGAGACATTTCTCCAGACCGATCCACTTCGACTGGACTGCATGAATACACAGAAGGCGTTGAGCGGGCTGGTACCCGCTATCCCGCAGACAACAGAGGAATATTCGCTGCCAGAGGCACTCGCGGCCTGGCAGGAGGTTACGGGGTTTGATTTACAACATCTGGAATCCATTCCCGGTACAGGAGTGCGTGAGCTTCTCGCGCAACTGATCGAACAACTCAAACAGGCAGCGGCGGAATTTCTCTTTCCCTGCGACGTGTATCCCGTTTATCACCGTTTACTGGGGGACTACCCCGCGCGGACGTATCACACTTTTCCCGATTGGGAATGGGAGGCCCTGTCTGCAACATCAGAACAGCGTCAGGTTTTACTGCTGACTCAACCTGCGGTTCCCGTGGGTCGGTACCTTTCCGCTGCAGAAATCACAACGGTCCAGAACTGGCTGGCTGCTGACGCCAGGCGACTGCTGATCGTCGATGCTGCCTATGCATATGAGCCGAATCACAGCATCTATGCGAAACTTCTGGCGTCGAACCAATGCCTGTGCCTGTTCTCGCTCTCCAAGCCCTGGCTGCTGCCCGAGCACTGGGGGTTGGCGGTCGGTCCGCCTGAACTCCTGGAGAGTGTGTCCCTTTCGCCCGGGGAATTCTCTACGAACTGGGTCCCTGCCCTGCTTCAAAATACCGGGCTGCCTGCTCGCTTACGGAATCTGTTTCATCAGGAATGGAAGCGACTGAGTGCCGCCATTCACGAATTTGCCCCGGAGTGGGAGCCGCCCGAGTCCGGATATTACGCGACGGTCAACCTTCCCTTTGAGCAGCTATTGCAGAATCACAACGTACTGGGAGTTCCAGCGACCGTGTTTGGTTCGGATCGATCGGACGTCACCGTGATCTCCTGCCTGTTCCACATCCAACGGGGTCTGACCGATGGATGAAAGCCTGGAACGCTGCCTGCAACTTTATGAGGATGCGGACTTTGAGGATGCGGACTTTTACGATCAGGAGTTTGCAGATCGCACTTTCGAAATCCCTTTTTTTCTGGCTGCAGCGCAGCGTTTCGGCTCCCCTGTGCTGGAGCTGGGCTGCGGCTCGGGAAGGATCACGATTCCCCTGGCCCGCGCGGGGGTCGATATAGACGGCATCGATCTCTCAGAGTCGATGCTCGACCGGGCCAGAGCCAGGGCAAAGACCTGTGAGTGTGAGCAGATCCGGTTCTTCCAGGGGGACTTCAGTCAATTGGAGACGCCACGCACTTACCAGCTGATTTTTTGCGCTACCAATGCCCTGCAGCACTTACTGCACGATCAGCAGATCGACGACTGTTTTCAAGCGGTCCGTCGCTGCCTGACACCTGCGGGTCTGTTTCTGATTGATGTATTTAACCCGGATCCTGCCCGACTGGCCCGGACCTGGGATCAGCGTTACCTGTTTAAGGAAATGCAGACGCGGACTGACGGCACGCTCTCTGTATATGCCCGCAGTGAGTATGCCCCGAAGAGTCGGGTACTCCGCTTTCAGCTCGACTATCGTCGACAGGCAGACGACAGACAGCTCAAAGTAAAAGACGTTGAGATGCGGTGCCTGTTTCCCACTGACCTTGCTGAATTCTGTCGACAAAATGGTTTCACTGTTGTCGATAAGTGGGGCAGTTATGACAGTGAGCCTTTCACAGAAAACTCTGCAAAGCAGATCATCGTCTGTCAGGCAGCAGTCAATCCCTGAAGTGACAACCTCATTCGGTGCTGCGCGGCAGGCACTCGATTCCGGAAATCTGTGCGCACAATCTGAATGATTCCTGTTATACTGACCGGAGACGGATTATCAATTCAGTTGCCGAGAGACCATATCTGTGCTGAATCACAGTTCCTTGAGAGACATAGTCTGACTCTGATGAAGTTTCCACTGCATCGCTTCGAAATTCAAACCGAATCCGAGACACAACTCTCGGGGGCAGTGCAACGAGAGCTCCTGGATGTACCGGAGATTGTGAAACAGGAATTCTCGGAGCAGGAATGGTTTGCTTTTCGGCTGGTCCTGGAAGAGTATGTGGTGGAACTTTTAAAAGAGAGGCGATCCGCCGCCCTCCGTTCCCGGCACGGAATAGCGGGAAGCTGTCAACTGAGCGTCCTGTTTGAGCAGAGACAGATTTTGATCTCTTTTAACGGACAGGAAAAAGTGCTGCAGTATCCGGGAGATGGTCCGGTCGTTTCGTAAGGGATAGACGGGGAAGTGAAACATCGCAGTCAGCTCAAATCATCATGCCCGTCAGGTCACAACATCAGCGATAATGTTCTCAAACATTTAAAAAAGGAGTTTGAAGATGTTCAAAGCCAAAACAGTCCTCACCCTGGTGATTTGCCTGCTCCTGATGTGCGCACTCCCCGCATCGGAAGGGAATCAGAAACCAAAAGGCGGGAATGAGCTGGTCCGTCTACGGGCGGTTCAGACCAGTGCCGGTCCGCAGTTGGAGATTAAGGCTGGTGACTTTACCTGTACCACTTCACAATTAACAGTCCGCAGAAAACAGGGGCAGCCGTTTACGGTCAAGCCGGCCAATGGGAAGGTGCAGGTCCATCGTGGGGGAACCATCTCGGAAGCGGGACAGATTGAAATCGCACTGCGATTTTGAGTCGAGCAGTGTTGATGCCCCGATCACGTTTTCATTAACGCGATCGGGTACCTGTAATGCCGGTAACAGAGCCCCCTTAATCGGTGGCACTGCCTGCTTCGACGGTGGAGTGTTCCTCTGTCAGGAATTCCATCTTGCCGCTTTTGACGTCGTACAGAGCACCGACGACCATCACCTTGCCGGTCTGAACCAGATCCCTGATGACCTCGCTGCGAGCGGAGATCTCGTGCACGCTGCGATAAACGTTGCGGCGGGCGACTTCGTCGACGAACTGCTCCCGCTCTTCGGGGCTCATTTCATCCAGACGCTCACACGCTTCTTCATCGACGCAGGGGATGACCTCATGCACGATGGAATCCAGGTGCGCACAGCCGGTGACCTGGGTATGGTCGCTGTGATCGCACATCAGTTGTACGGTGGAAGCGACAGCGCCGCAGCGGGTATGCCCCAGTACCAGCACCAGTTTGACTCCTTCAACCGAGACGCCATATTCGATACTGCCCAGGGATTTATTGCCGATCACATTACCGGCAACACGGACACTCAAAATGTCGCCGATGCCCAGATCGAGAACCAGTTCCGCGGGTACGCGCGAATCGATACAGCTCAAGACGACTGCCAGCGGGTGCTGTTCTCCTGCCGTCGCATTGACCTGGTGGCCGAGATCGCGGGAGAGCCGGTTCCCGGTGTGAAAACGTTCGTTACCATCCTGCAGAATCTTGAGCGCCTGCGCGGGAGTAATCTGATCTTTGAGATCACGGGTGGAATAGTCGGCGAACTGGATTTCGTTTTGCAGTTGATACTTGCGTTTGAAACCGCGCAGGCTGACTGAGATGCCGCGTGCGGGGCCGATTTTGGTTTTGAATTCCTGAATCAGACTCAGAATATCCGGGTCGATGTAATCGGTGTTGCTGGCGTCGATCAGCATATTAGTGCCGGGCTCTGCCTCATTAAAGATCTGGTCCAGAGCAGCCCGGTTCAGGAAGCTGACCTGGTTTGCCAGCTCGATATGCAGCACATCGCCGCCGGCATGTGTTTCGAGAATACGGCGGATGGGCTGACGCAGGCTGCTGTTCAAAATGAAGAGCAGACTGACTCCCAGGCCGATCAGAATCCCGATCAGCAGGTCGGTAAAGACGATGGAGAGCAACGTAATAATAAAGGGGAGGAACTGATAGCGTCCCTCAGACCACATCTGTTTGAAGAGTGTGGGGCTGGCGAGTTTGAAACCGGTGACCAGCAGAATCGCCGCCAGGGCTGCCAGCGGAATCAGATTCATATACATGGGAATCAGCGCGACTGCGACCAGCAGCAGGACCCCGTGGAAAATACAGGAGATTTTGGTTTTGGCTCCCGCGTTGACGTTAACCGAACCACGGACGATCACGGAGGTAACCGGCAGACCACCAATCAGGCCGGAGACCATGTTGCCGACCCCCTGGGCTACCAGTTCGCGGCTCGGCGGGGAGTTGCGGTTTTCAGGATCCAGTTTGTCGACCGCTTCCAGATTGAGCAGCGTTTCCAGTGATGCCACGATGGCAATCGTCGCACCAGCCAGATAGATGGCGGGATTCAGAAACTGCGAAAAGTCGGGGAAGGTCAGGAAGGTCAACAGATCTTTGGCCGACTCAGCGACAGGAATCTGCACCATGTGACTGGTTTCAATCGCCCAGGGGCCGCCGAGACGCTGGAACAGCAGATGCATGGACACGCCGAGCAGAACCACGATCAGCGGACCGGGGATCACCGAGTTCTTCAACATCTTGACGCGTCCCCAGACGACGAGTAGCAGAATTGAGGTCAAACCGACGGCAGCGGCTCCGTAATGGAAGTCTCCTTCGAAGACGGTCAGCAATTCGGAAAAGGTGTTCTGTTTATCCGGCTGGGTGAAGGACATCTCCCCTTCCGGGTCGGTATCATGGCCGACGACGTGCGGAATCTGCTTCAGGATCAGAATCACGCCGATGGCGGCCAGCAGGCCTTTAATCACACTGGAAGGGAAAAACGCCGAGAGTGAACCGGCACGTACCACTCCCAGAATGATCTGAATCACGCCGCCGACCATGACGGCCAGCAGGAATGCCTCGAACGATCCCAAGGTGGCAATCTGGGCAACAACGATGGCTGTCAAACCGGCAGCAGGTCCACTGACGCTGGTACTC harbors:
- a CDS encoding class I SAM-dependent methyltransferase, whose amino-acid sequence is MDESLERCLQLYEDADFEDADFYDQEFADRTFEIPFFLAAAQRFGSPVLELGCGSGRITIPLARAGVDIDGIDLSESMLDRARARAKTCECEQIRFFQGDFSQLETPRTYQLIFCATNALQHLLHDQQIDDCFQAVRRCLTPAGLFLIDVFNPDPARLARTWDQRYLFKEMQTRTDGTLSVYARSEYAPKSRVLRFQLDYRRQADDRQLKVKDVEMRCLFPTDLAEFCRQNGFTVVDKWGSYDSEPFTENSAKQIIVCQAAVNP
- a CDS encoding radical SAM protein — its product is MTTLIQLSQSAPAQTRLESRYHVTVLSNFARGYDKYSRAYSKARIAESRFTDKFHLLERDQLQIGIDKNNRLLEKLKLPDDQLLVLETCVDPQQLHVTEQTGLGHYILSDSIRLHRVYLIRADLTLQEIAIEEAIARSLSILQRNLPEFSELVPRSVSVLPIAIGCQAKCAFCFSKSSASVEQDKGTLDLAHIEHILRSAQARGAQRAVITGGGEPTLYPRQKLLDLIRLSAAWFPEKVVLITNGYVLTEMSPVERLAYLEELQAAELTTLAISHHHFDPAVNRQIMNLEIDIARIAECFQQRPDRFPALALRLICVLQKGGIENGDAIEDYLHWAAALKIHEVCFKELYVSSSVESVYYSRPANEWSADHQVPLQVLLEYLQQHDWEQTGELPWGAPIYTGKLGSESLRVAAYTEPSLLWELKHGLCRSWNIMADGRCLTSLEDRRSEIEIP
- a CDS encoding aminotransferase class I/II-fold pyridoxal phosphate-dependent enzyme — its product is MNYQKYRAAKETFLQTDPLRLDCMNTQKALSGLVPAIPQTTEEYSLPEALAAWQEVTGFDLQHLESIPGTGVRELLAQLIEQLKQAAAEFLFPCDVYPVYHRLLGDYPARTYHTFPDWEWEALSATSEQRQVLLLTQPAVPVGRYLSAAEITTVQNWLAADARRLLIVDAAYAYEPNHSIYAKLLASNQCLCLFSLSKPWLLPEHWGLAVGPPELLESVSLSPGEFSTNWVPALLQNTGLPARLRNLFHQEWKRLSAAIHEFAPEWEPPESGYYATVNLPFEQLLQNHNVLGVPATVFGSDRSDVTVISCLFHIQRGLTDG
- a CDS encoding SulP family inorganic anion transporter, which produces MNDARAAGYPLSYLPRDLTSGLVVFLVALPLCLGIALASGAPLFSGLLAGIVGGLVVGSISGSSTSVSGPAAGLTAIVVAQIATLGSFEAFLLAVMVGGVIQIILGVVRAGSLSAFFPSSVIKGLLAAIGVILILKQIPHVVGHDTDPEGEMSFTQPDKQNTFSELLTVFEGDFHYGAAAVGLTSILLLVVWGRVKMLKNSVIPGPLIVVLLGVSMHLLFQRLGGPWAIETSHMVQIPVAESAKDLLTFLTFPDFSQFLNPAIYLAGATIAIVASLETLLNLEAVDKLDPENRNSPPSRELVAQGVGNMVSGLIGGLPVTSVIVRGSVNVNAGAKTKISCIFHGVLLLVAVALIPMYMNLIPLAALAAILLVTGFKLASPTLFKQMWSEGRYQFLPFIITLLSIVFTDLLIGILIGLGVSLLFILNSSLRQPIRRILETHAGGDVLHIELANQVSFLNRAALDQIFNEAEPGTNMLIDASNTDYIDPDILSLIQEFKTKIGPARGISVSLRGFKRKYQLQNEIQFADYSTRDLKDQITPAQALKILQDGNERFHTGNRLSRDLGHQVNATAGEQHPLAVVLSCIDSRVPAELVLDLGIGDILSVRVAGNVIGNKSLGSIEYGVSVEGVKLVLVLGHTRCGAVASTVQLMCDHSDHTQVTGCAHLDSIVHEVIPCVDEEACERLDEMSPEEREQFVDEVARRNVYRSVHEISARSEVIRDLVQTGKVMVVGALYDVKSGKMEFLTEEHSTVEAGSATD